One Streptomyces sp. NBC_01237 genomic region harbors:
- a CDS encoding ATP-binding cassette domain-containing protein — MTRTDKNPGRGTNAVEVRGLVKHYGSTKALDGVDLDVSQGTVLGVLGPNGAGKTTLVRCLSTLILPDAGHAVVAGYDVVKQPRQLRRTIGLTGQYASVDEKLSGWENLYMVGRLLDLSRKRARSRADELLERFSLTAAARRPAMEYSGGMRRRLDLAASMIGSPAVLYLDEPTTGLDPRTRNEVWDEVQRMVAEGATVLLTTQYMEEAEQLADELTVIDQGKIIASGGVDELKAKVGGRTLQIRPSDPAQLAAMARALREAGLDGIAGAQAVPDEGLLLVPILSDEQLTAVIGLLGTRGFSLAHVATALPSLDEVFLAITGEKSPSVTDTIPEEVAA; from the coding sequence ATGACACGAACCGACAAGAACCCCGGGCGCGGCACGAACGCCGTCGAGGTGCGGGGACTGGTCAAGCACTACGGCTCGACCAAAGCGCTGGACGGCGTGGACCTCGATGTGAGCCAGGGCACCGTGCTCGGTGTGCTCGGCCCCAACGGCGCCGGCAAGACCACGCTCGTACGCTGCCTGTCCACCCTGATCCTCCCCGACGCCGGACACGCCGTCGTCGCGGGATACGACGTGGTGAAGCAGCCCCGGCAACTGCGCCGGACCATCGGCCTGACCGGCCAGTACGCCTCGGTCGACGAGAAGCTCTCCGGCTGGGAGAACCTCTACATGGTCGGGCGCCTGCTCGACCTGTCCCGCAAGCGGGCCCGCTCCCGCGCCGACGAACTCCTGGAGCGGTTCTCGCTCACCGCCGCCGCCCGGCGCCCGGCGATGGAGTACTCCGGCGGCATGCGGCGCCGGCTCGACCTGGCCGCGTCCATGATCGGCAGCCCGGCCGTCCTGTATCTGGACGAGCCGACGACGGGGCTCGACCCCCGTACCCGTAACGAGGTCTGGGACGAGGTGCAGCGGATGGTCGCGGAGGGGGCGACCGTGCTGCTCACCACCCAGTACATGGAGGAGGCCGAACAGCTCGCCGACGAGCTGACGGTCATCGACCAGGGGAAGATCATCGCGAGCGGCGGGGTGGACGAGCTGAAGGCGAAGGTCGGCGGCCGCACCCTCCAGATCCGGCCCTCGGACCCGGCGCAGCTGGCCGCGATGGCCCGGGCGCTCAGGGAGGCCGGACTCGACGGGATCGCGGGCGCGCAGGCCGTACCGGACGAGGGGCTGCTGCTCGTGCCGATCCTCAGCGACGAACAGCTCACCGCCGTCATAGGGCTGCTGGGCACCCGGGGGTTCTCCCTCGCCCATGTCGCCACCGCACTGCCCAGCCTGGACGAGGTGTTCCTCGCCATCACCGGTGAGAAATCCCCGTCCGTGACCGACACGATCCCCGAGGAGGTCGCGGCATGA